The following coding sequences lie in one Arachis ipaensis cultivar K30076 chromosome B03, Araip1.1, whole genome shotgun sequence genomic window:
- the LOC107632654 gene encoding uncharacterized protein LOC107632654, with protein MVTSIPYYAQANRQVEAANKILISLIKKHIGNKPRTWHQTLSHVLWAYRNSPRGSTGTSPYKLVYGHDAVLPLEINLNTLRISKQNDLPVDDYWNAMFDELNELDSERILALENVVRQKEIIARSYNRRIKEKSFDIGELVLKVILPMEKKSKFLGKWSHTWEGPFQVIGTYSGNAYQIKDIESEKVVNSINGKYLKRFYCWQN; from the coding sequence ATGGTTACCTCAATCCCTTATTATGCGCAGGCTAATAGGCAAGTAGAGGCAGCCAATAAAATTCTGATAAGTTTGATAAAAAAGCATATCGGGAATAAGCCTCGAACGTGGCATCAAACTTTAAGCCATGTACTGTGGGCTTATCGAAATTCACCAAGAGGTTCAACAGGTACTTCACCATACAAATTGGTGTATGGTCATGATGCAGTGTTGCCATTAGAGATAAATCTAAATACTTTAAGGATATCGAAGCAGAATGATTTGCCAgttgatgattattggaatgcaatGTTCGATGAGTTGAATGAGTTAGATTCGGAGCGGATCTTGGCACTTGAAAATGTAGTTCGACAAAAAGAAATTATTGCTCGAAGTTATAATCGTCGAATTAAGGAAAAGTCTTTTGATATAGGCGAGTTGGTTTTGAAAGTCATTTTGCCAATGGAAAAGAAATCGAAATTTCTTGGCAAATGGTCCCATACTTGGGAAGGCCCTTTTCAAGTAATAGGGACATATTCTGGAAATGCTTATCAGATTAAAGATATCGAATCGGAAAAAGTAGTTAACTCGATTAATGGAAAATACTTGAAGCGATTCTATTGTTGGCAGAATTAG